A part of Rutidosis leptorrhynchoides isolate AG116_Rl617_1_P2 unplaced genomic scaffold, CSIRO_AGI_Rlap_v1 contig447, whole genome shotgun sequence genomic DNA contains:
- the LOC139883767 gene encoding uncharacterized protein produces MSSEMEPVPLTTHKRDPAWKHCEMFKSEDRVLLKCLYCLKIFKGGGIHRIKGHLACQKGNAATCLKVPADVRLEMQRSLHNSSGSSGKKRKKEVMPEESEKGNPISSENYSFDANLYDVNTSLHLVGNPLTPESHSTLALVGDQGGDRRKRGKGKGANASDILVIGQAERKVNEHLHMTIGRFLYDIGAPLDAVNSVYFQQMVEAIVSAGSGALLPSHHDLRNTTLKNSIEEAKDNIHKIMGTWSKTGCSVLLDQWTMEMGRTLLSVLVYCPEGTVFLKSVDDASTVISNSEALYELLRQVVEEVGEANVLQVITYGDEQFMTAGRRLADSFPSLYWSPCAAHSVDMMLDDFAKIEWINAVIEQAKSITRYVYNNAVVLNMLRRFNFGNDIIEPGLTRVASSFSTLKRMINLKHNLQSMVTSQEWVDCPYSKQIGGLEMLDIVSNQSFWSSCDLIVRLTNPLLSVSRIVRSMKRPSIGYVYASMYKAKEVIKKELVKREDYMPYWNLIDRWWEQQWQNPIHAAGFYLNPKFFYSIERDMPSEIVSGMYDCIERLVPDTNVQDKIIKEISSYKSAAGDFGRKMAIRAKDTLLPAEWWSTYGGSCPNLARLAIRILSQTCCSTVYRQNQIPLGQIHTTSNCLERQRIKDIVFVQNNLRLRQWMDKNREENSVDLLSYDCISLVEDWVICKEDNENSDWTTLEPPPHVNPTPLGPPNDEFEEDLDSVFDDAEIFNRAKDENVC; encoded by the exons ATGTCTTCTGAGATGGAACCTGTACCTTTGACGACACATAAACGTGACCCGGCATGGAAGCATTGTGAGATGTTCAAATCGGAAGATAGAGTACTCCTAAAGTGTCTCTACTGTTTGAAAATTTTTAAGGGGGGTGGGATTCATAGGATTAAGGGACATTTAGCTTGTCAGAAGGGTAATGCAGCTACTTGTTTGAAGGTACCTGCGGATGTCCGTCTTGAAATGCAGCGAAGTTTACATAATTCAAGTGGTTCTTCAGGAAAGAAGAGGAAGAAAGAAGTGATGCCAGAGGAAAGTGAAAAGGGTAACCCAATCTCGAGTGAAAATTATTCGTTCGATGCTAATCTGTATGATGTTAATACTAGTCTACACTTAGTTGGAAATCCTCTTACGCCCGAGTCTCACTCAACTTTAGCTTTAGTAGGTGACCAAGGTGGAGATAGGAGAAAGAGAGGTAAAGGGAAAGGTGCCAATGCTTCGGATATTCTAGTCATTGGGCAGGCCGAAAGGAAGGTAAATGAACATTTGCATATGACGATTGGACGCTTTTTGTACGATATTGGAGCACCTTTAGATGCTGTGAACTCAGTCTATTTTCAGCAAATGGTGGAAGCAATTGTTTCAGCAGGATCAGGAGCTCTGTTACCTTCACATCATGATCTTCGTAATACAACACTGAAGAATTCGATCGAAGAAGCCAAGGACAATATTCACAAAATTATGGGCACATGGAGTAAGACAGGTTGTTCTGTCCTTTTGGATCAATGGACCATGGAGATGGGTAGAACTTTGCTAAGTGTTTTAGTATATTGCCCCGAGGGAACTGTGTTCTTGAAATCTGTCGACGATGCGTCGACTGTTATCAGTAATTCTGAAGCTCTCTATGAATTACTTAGGCAGGTGGTGGAAGAAGTTGGAGAGGCGAATGTGCTGCAGGTGATTACCTATGGTGACGAACAATTTATGACTGCCGGTAGAAGGTTGGCTGATTCTTTCCCTAGTCTGTATTGGAGTCCTTGTGCAGCTCATAGTGTTGACATGATGCTTGACGATTTTGCGAAAATCGAGTGGATAAATGCGGTGATTGAACAAGCTAAATCTATTACAAGGTATGTCTACAACAATGCTGTGGTCCTAAACATGTTGAGAAGGTTCAATTTTGGTAATGACATTATAGAACCAGGATTAACTCGAGTTGCCTCAAGCTTTTCAACTCTGAAAAGGATGATTAATCTAAAACACAATTTGCAGTCGATGGTCACTTCTCAGGAATGGGTGGACTGCCCTTATTCAAAGCAAATTGGGGGACTTGAAATGCTTGATATAGTAAGCAATCAGTCATTTTGGTCCTCATGCGACCTAATTGTTCGTTTGACGAATCCTTTGTTGAGTGTTTCAAGAATAGTCAGGAGTATGAAGAGGCCTTCAATAGGATATGTATATGCATCAATGTATAAGGCAAAGGAAGTGATTAAGAAAGAGTTGGTTAAGAGGGAGGATTACATGCCATACTGGAACTTGATAGATCGTTGGTGGGAACAACAATGGCAAAATCCTATTCATGCTGCAGGTTTCTACCTGAATCCCAAGTTCTTTTACAGTATTGAAAGAGACATGCCTAGCGAGATAGTTTCAGGAATGTATGATTGCATTGAGAGGCTGGTTCCTGACACCAATGTCCAAGATAAAATCATCAAGGAGATAAGCTCGTACAAGAGTGCTGCTGGAGATTTTGGTAGGAAGATGGCAATCAGAGCTAAAGACACACTACTTCCTG CTGAGTGGTGGTCAACGTATGGAGGAAGTTGCCCCAATTTGGCACGTTTGGCAATCCGTATTCTTAGTCAAACTTGTTGCTCAACAGTGTATAGGCAGAATCAGATTCCTTTGGGACAAATTCATACCACTAGCAACTGCCTGGAGCGTCAGAGGATTAAGGACATTGTCTTTGTTCAAAACAATTTGCGTCTGAGACAGTG gatgGATAAGAACAGAGAAGAGAATTCAGTTGACCTACTATCGTATGACTGCATTAGTCTTGTGGAAGATTGGGTAATTTGCAAGGAGGATAACGAGAATTCGGATTGGACGACACTTGAACCGCCGCCCCATGTGAACCCAACACCATTAGGACCACCAAATGATGAATTTGAAGAAGACTTGGATTCAG TATTTGATGATGCGGAGATCTTTAATAGAGCAAAAGACGAAAATGTTTGCTAA